One window from the genome of Bartonella sp. WD16.2 encodes:
- a CDS encoding type II toxin-antitoxin system HicB family antitoxin, which produces MKYAIKFIKDDNDTLIVIAKDFQEFITYGNNEKEALEHAKNALLTVIEGRFQDRETIPFGTHDIAYPFIEVSSLITLKIAIHNAMVEKNLRKADLARLLQLHPIQIDRLLDLNHETKLDTLESVLLTLGKSVTIDIQDAA; this is translated from the coding sequence ATGAAATATGCCATTAAATTCATTAAAGATGATAATGATACCCTTATTGTTATTGCGAAAGACTTTCAAGAGTTTATCACCTATGGAAACAATGAAAAAGAAGCTTTAGAACACGCTAAAAATGCACTTTTAACAGTTATTGAAGGGCGTTTTCAAGACCGTGAAACCATCCCTTTTGGAACTCATGATATTGCTTACCCTTTTATTGAAGTATCTTCATTGATCACTTTAAAAATTGCAATCCATAATGCCATGGTCGAAAAGAATTTGCGTAAAGCCGATCTCGCGCGTCTTTTGCAACTTCACCCTATACAAATCGATCGATTGTTAGACCTAAATCATGAAACAAAACTAGATACTTTAGAATCCGTTCTCCTTACTCTCGGAAAATCAGTTACTATTGATATTCAAGATGCTGCTTAA
- a CDS encoding BrnT family toxin gives MKNIKICGINWDEGNWPKCAKHGVSKKEIEYLFSGHGHLVIKDDPNVKEERLRAIGKSYNERYIFLVFTLRTMNNKLFVRPISARYMHQKEIDFYENL, from the coding sequence ATGAAAAACATTAAGATATGCGGTATAAACTGGGACGAAGGTAATTGGCCTAAATGTGCTAAACATGGAGTTTCTAAAAAAGAAATTGAGTATCTATTCTCCGGTCATGGTCATCTAGTTATTAAAGATGATCCAAATGTTAAAGAAGAACGGTTGAGAGCTATCGGGAAAAGCTATAATGAGCGATACATTTTTTTAGTTTTTACCCTAAGAACAATGAACAATAAATTATTCGTGCGCCCCATTAGTGCTCGCTATATGCATCAAAAGGAAATTGATTTTTATGAAAACCTCTAA
- a CDS encoding CopG family antitoxin, producing MKTSKLKQMPVFKTDEEAENFVDTADLTEYDLSGFKPVHFEFLPKEASINIRLPQALMSALKEKAKNQAIPYTRYVRHLIEQDLQKSYRD from the coding sequence ATGAAAACCTCTAAGTTGAAACAGATGCCTGTTTTTAAAACAGATGAAGAAGCAGAAAACTTTGTAGATACTGCAGATCTCACAGAGTATGATTTAAGTGGCTTTAAACCTGTTCATTTTGAATTTCTACCTAAAGAAGCTTCTATTAATATTCGTTTACCTCAAGCACTTATGAGCGCTTTAAAGGAAAAAGCTAAAAACCAAGCTATCCCTTATACACGTTATGTCCGGCATCTTATTGAGCAAGATTTACAGAAAAGTTATCGTGATTGA
- a CDS encoding type II toxin-antitoxin system HicA family toxin, which translates to MNSQELKRYLTKQGCSFIPGKGGHLIVKRGSKKSVLPMHGARKELGTGLVQKILKDLDLK; encoded by the coding sequence ATGAATAGTCAAGAATTGAAAAGATATCTCACAAAACAAGGCTGTAGTTTCATCCCAGGAAAAGGCGGTCATTTAATTGTAAAACGCGGTTCCAAAAAATCTGTTTTACCTATGCATGGTGCGCGAAAGGAATTAGGGACAGGATTGGTTCAAAAGATCCTCAAAGATCTTGATTTGAAATAA